A genomic region of Aspergillus oryzae RIB40 DNA, chromosome 1 contains the following coding sequences:
- a CDS encoding putative integral membrane protein (predicted protein), producing the protein MTAPGHLGHDALNIWFATCGLTGSVAGIGRKLDDFDRPEEIEKALFWWWLGQSAYVWVVTIARLSIAMLLLRIAIRRRDSVVTYVVMSLTVAVGLPFWLVLMLQCQPVREFWQRTGDGYCIDTEYIVDVAYLYSATACLCDFTLGLYPIYLIRDLQITGRSKWALAGILGLGCVASAAVVVRIPFLPNYMETDFLLT; encoded by the exons ATGACCGCGCCTGGCCATCTCGGACATGAT GCCTTGAACATATGGTTCGCCACCTGCGGTCTTACGGGGTCAGTGGCAGGTATCGGGAGAAAGCTAGACGACTTTGATCGACCCGAGGAGATCGAGAAAGCTCTATTC tggtggtggcttgGGCAGTCAGCCTATGTTTGGGTGGTGACGATCGCCAGGCTGTCTATTGCAATGCTCCTCCTTCGAATCGCTATTCGACGCCGCGACTCGGTTGTCACCTATGTGGTTATGAGCCTGACGGTGGCTGTTGGGCTCCCGTTCTGGCTTGTATTGATGCTGCAATGCCAGCCTGTGCGAGAGTTCTGGCAGCGGACGGGTGACGGTTATTGCATCGATACGGAATATATTGTCGACGTCGCATATCTCTACAGTGCGACAGCGTGTCTATGCGATTTTACACTCGGCCTCTATCCTATATATCTTATTAGAGATCTGCAGATAACTGGGCGGTCGAAGTGGGCATTAGCCGGAATCCTCGGACTGGGATGTGT TGCGAGCGCAGCCGTTGTTGTCCGcattcctttcctccctaATTATATGGAAACAGATTTCCTTT TAACCTAA
- a CDS encoding uncharacterized protein (predicted protein), giving the protein MALSDDTPYTSERFMADVKELAIGTLQQPHIRAVTPEQTKQDGTIETTEAFTQAARELGRGVTVFTGSKDSKETDRKDEYLSKLDRPGPSGKIKFPVKIEPELFKCYRKSGEVGKDEIYFTWGFGGDGGEEVAHRTPEFGSVVSGTQRPFPKTTPVFLGWVENACAGHIICWEADHSTSDWYNKLIKVMREVANHSSYLSVSVGDANWDFLIGLIPGPIGEFGEIGFWLENIANLIANFLEIFRNKDDKVMEHSYAYGRDYLLEYMPDVRQNIDKWRSGGLKARLTNKNF; this is encoded by the exons ATGGCCCTTTCCGACGATACTCCATATACCAGCGAGAGATTCATGGCTGATGTCAAAGAGCTGGCTATTGGGACACTTCAACAGCCGCATATTCGTGCTGTCACGCCTGAGCAGACCAAACAAGACGGTACAATTGAGACAACTGAGGCTTTTACCCAGGCCGCTAGAGAGCTAGGACGTGGTGTCACCGTGTTTACCGGTAGCAAAGACTCAAAGGAAACGGACAGAAAAGACGAATACCTGAGCAAATTAGACCGTCCAGGTCCTAGTGGCAAAATAAAGTTTCCTGTGAAGATCGAACCGGAACTCTTCAAATGCTACAGGAAATCTGGGGAGGTGGGCAAGGACGAAATCTACTTCACCtggggatttggtggtgacggtggagaagaggTCGCCCATCGAACGCCCGAATTCGGGTCTGTTGTATCGGGTACACAAAGACCCTTTCCCAAAACCACACCAGTCTTCCTGGGATGGGTGGAGAATGCTTGCGCTGGCCACATTATCTGCTGGGAGGCAGACCACAGCACCTCCGACTGGTACAACAAGCTAATCAAGGTCATGCGAGAGGTTGCCAATCACAGCTCTTATTTGTCCGTTAGTGTGGGTGACGCTAATTGGGACTTCTTGATCGGACTCATTCCAGGCCCCATTGGGGAATTTGGCGAAATCGGTTTTTGGCTGGAAAATATTGCGAATCTTATCGCCAactttctggaaatctttCGCAATAAAGACGATAAGGTCATGGAACATAGCTATGCCTATGGTCGTGATTATTTGCTGGAGTATATGCCTGATGTGCG TCAGAACATCGACAAATGGCGAAGTGGGGGTTTGAAAGCGAGACTTACGAACAAAAACTTCTAA
- the hrdA gene encoding E3 ubiquitin-protein ligase HRD1 (E3 ubiquitin ligase): MRLAAYTGVSVALATGVFLKALHQRANFYSACVYLSQSSANLMILTNVCLLAVGFLLFWLQRLLYGPLRPIETEQLYEKAWFAVTETCLAMTIFRGELGGWFLVMFVCLLVGKVWGWIGEGRVEYLEQQPPANPRLFHARLATSLLLAVLFNSFMLRYCVRTVLEQARPDMMVMFGFEFAVLTILSSSTAARYSISLVEIYVTHQQLKARVEERRQEIRAERQEAIRRSAQAGELSPPTNLPDENDINEMELDVPGWEEKGRWVFYLDLLTDFLKLTVYLTFFAILFTFYGLPIHILRDVVVTIRSFGRRIMDFLRYRNATRDMNERYPDATAEEIAREEVCIICREEMAQWQQPADGAGPTRGRVSERLRPKKLPCGHILHFACLRSWLERQQNCPTCRRPVVAPPRHRGQPGVGVNDGQGNGGAGGLQGGPAGNQPPGRNAAADDLPRARVYQFGPFRIGFGAGRGDMFHNLHQQIHQGNAPLQPANNGNPGARQIGFGFGFGRPPPPPTPTAHPTPAPTAVSDMQSHLSQLEQQIMQEISNLRVTADQLHLVRLLQTELQRLRSLQNPQANPLDLPNTLSQNPTIPSSSTITTTRRQFISDPRAPAMTAGDARLPEGLSLPPGWSLLPLHSAEQGSSGAANVTPTPTVPVTAPPAQTPAGSSESQAPVLAENGVNDSQDEQGPSQVNSGSRTLPGWGSARSPTTATDDVEPVSEQWTEVTTEVQSEKSTSIPVEHGEAVHHGEDAVVEDGSSSSPSKGKARVATVEDVGDDET, encoded by the exons ATGAGACTTGCCGCATATACTGGG GTCTCCGTGGCCCTAGCCACGGGTGTCTTTCTAAAGGCACTTCATCAGAGGGCGAACTTCTACTCGGCCTGCGTTTACCTTTCTCAGAGCAGTGCCAATCTCATG ATCTTGACAAATGTGTGTCTGTTAGCggtcggcttccttcttttctggCTTCAGCGTCTCCTTTACGGCCCCTTGCGACCCATCGAAACCGAACAGTTGTATGAAAAGGCATGGTTCGCGGTTACGGAAACCTGTCTGGCCATGACCATATTCCGGGGGGAGCTGGGCGGCTGGTTTCTGGTTATGTTCGTTTGTCTACTCGTCGGAAAAGTCTGGGGCTGGATTGGCGAAGGCCGTGTGGAATACCTGGAGCAACAACCCCCTGCCAACCCTCGCCTGTTCCATGCTCGCCTGGCAACTTCCCTGCTCCTCGCGGTCCTGTTCAATTCTTTCATGTTAAGGTACTGTGTTCGGACGGTTCTTGAGCAAGCACGCCCTGACATGATGGTCATGTTCGGCTTCGAGTTCGCCGTCCTCACCATCCTATCGAGCTCGACCGCCGCGAGGTACTCAATTTCTCTGGTAGAGATCTATGTTACTCATCAACAATTGAAGGCCAGGGTTGAGGAGCGCCGCCAGGAGATTCGAGCTGAGAGGCAGGAGGCCATTCGTCGGAGTGCGCAAGCCGGAGAACTCTCTCCTCCTACTAATCTACCCGATGAGAACGATATCAATGAGATGGAACTTGATGTACCAGGATGGGAGGAAAAAGGCCGCTGGGTTTTCTATCTCGATCTGCTCACGGATTTCCTGAAGCTGACCGTGTATCTCACCTTCTTTgccatcctcttcactttctACGGGCTGCCGATCCATATCCTGCGCGACGTAGTGGTGACGATTCGCTCCTTCGGTCGCAGAATTATGGATTTCCTTCGGTATCGTAATGCTACCCGTGACATGAACGAGCGGTATCCAGATGCAACTGCAGAGGAAATCGCACGAGAAGAAGTATGCATTATTTGTCGGGAGGAAATGGCACAGTGGCAGCAACCCGCGGACGGAGCTGGACCAACAAGAGGAAGGGTTTCTGAGAGACTTCGCCCGAAGAAGCTCCCTTGTGGTCACATCTTGCATTTCGCCTGTCTTCGCAGCTGGCTGGAAAGACAGCAAAACTGCCCAACCTGTCGACGCCCAGTTGTCGCACCGCCTCGTCACCGTGGCCAGCCTGGGGTGGGGGTAAATGATGGGCAAGGCAACGGGGGTGCTGGGGGTCTACAAGGTGGCCCTGCTGGGAATCAGCCTCCCGGGAGGAATGCAGCCGCTGATGACTTACCCAGAGCTCGTGTATACCAATTTGGACCCTTCCGGATCGGGTTCGGTGCGGGCCGAGGAGACATGTTTCACAATCTTCATCAGCAAATTCACCAAGGCAATGCTCCCCTGCAGCCAGCAAATAATGGCAATCCTGGCGCAAGACAAATCGGgtttggctttggcttcgggcgtccaccaccaccaccaacaccaactgCCCACCCTACGCCGGCCCCAACGGCTGTCTCTGACATGCAAAGCCACCTTTCCCAATTGGAACAGCAGATTATGCAGGAGATCAGCAATCTCCGGGTCACGGCGGATCAACTTCATCTGGTCCGCTTGTTACAGACCGAGCTTCAGCGACTTCGGAGTCTTCAGAATCCACAAGCCAACCCCTTGGATTTGCCGAACACTTTATCGCAGAACCCTACCATTCCGTCGTCATCTACAATAACAACGACTCGCCGGCAGTTTATTTCAGATCCAAGAGCACCCGCCATGACGGCTGGCGATGCACGACTACCCGAGGGACTTAGCCTCCCCCCGGGCTGgtcccttcttcccctccactcAGCGGAGCAGGGCTCGAGTGGAGCGGCAAATGTGACGCCCACTCCAACTGTTCCTGTAACAGCTCCACCTGCACAGACGCCTGCCGGCAGTTCCGAGTCCCAAGCGCCCGTGTTGGCGGAAAACGGTGTGAATGATAGTCAGGATGAACAGGGTCCTAGCCAGGTGAATTCGGGTTCTCGTACCCTGCCGGGTTGGGGTTCAGCAAGGTCTCCAACCACCGCGACAGACGATGTCGAGCCAGTGTCCGAGCAATGGACAGAAGTAACAACTGAGGTACAATCTGAGAAGTCTACCTCTATACCCGTTGAACATGGTGAGGCTGTTCATCATGGCGAGGACGCTGTGGTAGAGGATggctcatcgtcatcaccgtCGAAGGGCAAAGCGCGGGTGGCAACGGTGGAGGACGTCGGGGATGATGAGACATGA
- a CDS encoding uncharacterized protein (predicted protein), whose product MLFIKPSPPIELSVSKLGTDIYQMGSKFLCKKVISGIPEATVASWKERDGHYCLLEGTIRNSSSPEAAEGLIYQAGMSSAVWEIGSEAICKVKTWAEGMDSESNTLAFVASRFPHILLPEVTYSWVDEQLERTFFI is encoded by the exons ATGTTATTCAT TAAGCCTTCCCCACCAATCGAACTATCTGTCTCGAAGCTAGGCACGGACATATATCAGATGGGCTCAAAGTTCCTTTGCAAAAAGGTCATAAGTGGGATTCCCGAGGCTACGGTCGCCAgctggaaagagagagacggACATTACTGTCTGCTCGAGGGTACCATCCGGAATTCATCCTCCCCAGAGGCAGCCGAAGGCCTCATATACCAGGCTGGAATGTCATCTGCCGTCTGGGAGATTGGCTCTGAGGCAATCTGTAAGGTCAAAACTTGGGCGGAGGGGATGGACAGTGAAAGCAACACCCTTGCCTTTGTCGCATCCAGGTTTCCACACATCCTACTTCCTGAGGTCACTTACTCGTGGGTCGATGAGCAGCTGGAACGTACCTTCTTTATTTGA
- a CDS encoding putative MFS transporter (predicted protein), translated as MASQRALFTASRTQTLTYLLAVCPFSIAFLVYINSSISFVVTELIGLHDGEGDAVGTLGFADELLALVACPLWGVLSDRIGVRHVCVAGYGIIAVALVVFVQAKNVYPQLLLGRLLFSIGGSAVSTMVTAVLPTVTGNSDEQESTETADTQNGSNHEASSQAQSDGEANTPSSRLAGFVGMCAGCGALVSLVIFLPLPAKFQTLGLSPSEAIQCSYYVVAVVALLVSIWCLFGLRDLPGEEKKTWSSLWSTQDEDDYPCTVGGKSHLPYLDQFGAAIVLGCCHSDILIGYIGGFVARASSVGISLFIPLFVNHYYRVLGACNDSRNEGPGDIKHSCPDAYKLASILTGVSQLVALIAAPAFGYWSDKSRRHHLPLLLACLAGVIGYSTFPLLPTPKFSGEGGSPSVFAIMSLIGISQIGAIVCSLAVLSNGILGISLNQEIPKQAFDAETEVYNEDSASRTSEMDSGADRQPLLARPRNHRQQQLSHLKGSIAGVYSFFGGAGILLLTKLGGLLFDVLSSGAPFYIMAGFNGALLLAGINVHSRFLFTFSHLLQSTLTPHIPRLT; from the exons ATGGCTTCCCAACGAGCTTTATTTACGGCGAGCCGCACGCAGACCTTGACCTACTTGCTAGCCGTCTGCCCGTTTTCAATTGCTTTTCTAGTTTATatcaactcctccatctcgTTTGTGGTCACAGAATTGATTGGACTGCACGATGGCGAAGGAGATGCCGTCGGAACCCTCGGGTTTGCAGATGAATTACTTGCGCTGGTAGCTTGCCCACTGTGGGGGGTGCTTTCGGACCGCATAGGTGTCCGCCAT GTATGTGTGGCTGGCTATGGCATCATAGCCGTCGCATTGGTTGTATTTGTCCAGGCCAAGAATGTTTACCCGCAACTTCTTCTGGGACGGTTGTTATTTAGTATTGGTGGTTCTGCGGTCTCAACCATGGTGACGGCAGTGCTTCCAACTGTGACGGGAAACTCCGACGAACAAGAATCTACCGAGACAGCAGACACGCAAAATGGTTCCAACCATGAAGCATCATCTCAAGCCCAATCAGACGGCGAAGCGAACACGCCTTCCTCTCGATTGGCTGGATTCGTAGGAATGTGCGCTGGCTGCGGCGCCCTTGTATCTCTCGTTATATTCCTCCCACTTCCCGCCAAATTCCAGACACTCGGCTTATCACCATCAGAAGCTATTCAGTGCAGCTACTACGTAGTTGCTGTAGTGGCTCTCCTGGTCAGTATATGGTGTCTATTCGGCCTCCGGGATCTCCCcggcgaagaaaagaagacatgGAGTTCACTTTGGTCGACccaagatgaggacgatTATCCATGTACTGTTGGCGGCAAATCACACCTCCCGTATCTGGACCAATTTGGCGCAGCTATAGTTCTAGGATGCTGCCACAGTGACATCCTCATAGGCTACATCGGAGGATTTGTAGCACGCGCCTCATCAGTGGGGATTTCATTATTTATCCCCCTCTTTGTCAACCACTATTATCGAGTCCTGGGCGCCTGCAATGACAGCCGCAACGAAGGGCCCGGAGATATCAAGCACTCTTGCCCTGATGCGTACAAGTTGGCATCAATCCTGACAGGCGTCTCCCAGCTCGTAGCCTTGATCGCTGCACCAGCGTTCGGGTACTGGTCTGATAAGTCTCGCCGGCACCATCTGCCTCTCCTCCTTGCTTGCCTAGCTGGTGTCATCGGATATTCGACGTTCCCACTTCTCCCCACACCCAAATTCAGCGGAGAAGGCGGAAGTCCGAGTGTATTCGCCATAATGAGTTTAATCGGTATCAGCCAAATCGGGGCGATTGTCTGCAGCCTGGCGGTATTGAGCAACGGCATCCTGGGTATCAGTCTAAACCAGGAGATCCCGAAACAGGCGTTCGACGCTGAGACTGAAGTATATAACGAGGATAGTGCTTCTCGAACTAGCGAAATGGATAGCGGCGCAGACCGACAGCCACTGCtcgcaaggccaaggaacCATAGACAGCAACAGTTGTCCCATTTGAAGGGGTCGATAGCTGGCGTATACTCCTTTTTTGGCGGCGCAGGAATCCTCCTCCTTACTAAGTTAGGTGGTCTTCTCTTCGATGTTTTGTCTTCAGGTGCGCCGTTCTACATCATGGCTGGATTCAATGGTGCATTGCTCCTGGCGGGCATT AATGTTCATTCccgttttctttttaccttttcGCATCTGCTTCAAAGTACACTTACACCACACATTCCTAGATTGACATAA
- a CDS encoding COP9 signalosome complex subunit 1 (COP9 signalosome, subunit CSN1), whose amino-acid sequence MESMPPDAFDSHPTSPYAGQLHGAGNPDLDSINGVTATTAPFVKVDDPPKFELESYIANYTGTCSTYLSVEALKAAIVEAKSSKDVSRYERAVRALADVAPYEAEATPDKEWIDRTRKVVKAETDRLEHELRGKFQMGNEDLGQHYHQIGDLVSASKAYSRMRDYCTTPSHIASMLFKIINVAIERGDWLSVQSHVQRLRNLQSKQEEQAKNQPKMSAAMGLSQLHSGAYLDAANSFLSTDPTLGDSYNEVLTSNDVAVYGGLCALASMDRNELQRRVLDNSSFRNFLELEPHIRRAISFFCNSKFRPCLDILESYQTDYLLDVHLQRHVSTLYTRIRTKSIQQYLVPFSRVKLDTLSKIFAPGATSGQAQPIHSKSPFVQELIGLIQDGTLDSRIDLEKMVLVSNQTDKRTEVQEAVLESLSNYIDEAHIRVLRTNIIRAGLEVRPLGDEQRKQGHGPKHSRPPTGMFQ is encoded by the exons ATGGAATCCATGCCACCCGATGCTTTCGACTCTCATCCGACAAGTCCATATGCGGGACAATTACACGGTGCAGGAAACCCCGACCTAGACAGTATAAACGGAGTTACAGCTACTACAGCACCATTCGTGAAGGTGGATG ATCCACCTAAGTTTGAATTGGAATCGTATATTGCAAATTATACTG GCACGTGCTCCACATATCTCTCCGTCGAGGCCCTGAAGGCTGCGATTGTCGAAGCCAAATCAAGCAAAGATGTTTCCCGATACGAACGTGCAGTCCGTGCACTCGCCGATGTTGCGCCATATGAGGCTGAAGCTACACCAGACAAGGAGTGGATAGATCGTACACGGAAGGTCGTCAAGGCGGAGACCGATCGGCTGGAGCATGAACTGAGAGG GAAATTCCAGATGGGCAATGAAGACCTCGGACAGCACTACCATCAAATTGGTGACTTGGTGTCGGCTTCGAAGGCTTACTCTCGCATGAGAGATTACTGCACGACCCCAAGCCATATCGCGTCAATGTTGTTTAAGATCATAAATGTAGCCATCGAGCGTGGGGACTGGCTGAGTGTCCAGTCTCATGTGCAGCGGTTGCGCAATCTACAGTcgaaacaagaagaacaggCCAAGAACCAACCGAAGATGTCAGCTGCAATGGGTTTGTCGCAGTTGCACTCTGGCGCGTATCTAGACGCTGCCAATAGTTTCTTGAGCACAGACCCTACTTTAGGTGACTCGTACAACGAAGTGCTCACGTCCAACGATGTTGCCGTTTATGGTGGACTTTGCGCGCTTGCATCCATGGATCGCAATGAACTCCAGCGGCGCGTGCTAGACAATAGTTCGTTCCGCAACTTCCTCGAGCTAGAACCCCATATCCGCCgggcgatttcttttttctgcaATTCAAAATTTCGGCCATGTCTAGATATCCTGGAGTCTTACCAAACCGACTACCTCCTAGACGTCCATTTGCAACGTCACGTCAGCACTCTCTACACTCGCATCCGAACAAAGTCTATCCAGCAGTATCTGGTTCCTTTCAGCCGTGTCAAGCTTGACACTCTGTCCAAGATCTTCGCTCCCGGAGCTACCAGCGGGCAAGCTCAGCCTATCCACTCCAAGTCTCCGTTTGTACAAGAATTGATCGGTCTCATCCAAGATGGTACCCTGGACTCTCGTATTGATTTGGAAAAGATGGTACTGGTATCAAATCAAACTGATAAACGGACAGAAGTGCAGGAAGCCGTGTTGGAGAGTTTATCGAATTATATTGATGAGGCACATATAAGAGTACTGCGGACTAATATTATCCGTGCAGGACTGGAAGTCCGCCCATTAGGCGATGAGCAGCGCAAGCAGGGGCATGGGCCGAAGCATTCACGACCGCCAACGGGGATGTTCCAGTGA